The DNA sequence GCTGGACCGCATCATCACGTCACCGGTGTTCGGCTTGCCGATCATGGGTGTCGCGCTCGCCGTCGTGTTCTGGGTGACCATCGCCGGGGCGAACGTGCCCTCGCAGATGATCGCGACCGCGTTGTTCGCCGCTGGCGACTGGGGCTCCCAGTGGTTCGCCTCGATGGGGTCGCCTGCGTGGCTCACCGGCTTCATCTGGGACGGCGCGTATAAGGCGCTCGCATGGGTCGTCGCCGTCATGCTGCCGCCGATGGCGATCTTCTTCCCTCTGTTCACGCTTCTCGAGGACTTCGGCATCCTACCCAGGATCGCCTTCAATCTGGACAAGGCCTTCCAGAAGGTGGGAGCCCATGGCAAGCAAGCGTTGACGATGTGCATGGGGTTCGGCTGCAACGCCGCCGGAGTGACCGCGTGCCGCGTCATCGATTCCCCCCGCGAGCGGCTCATCGCGATCCTCACGAACAACTTCGTGCCCTGCAACGGGCGGTTCCCAACGCTCATCATGCTCGCGACGATCTTCGTCGCTGCGTCGTTCCCACCCGTGCTGGCGTCCGTCGCGGCGGCGGGGACGGTCATGCTCGTCGTCGTCCTAGGAATCGGCATGACGCTGTTGGTATCTTGGGCGCTTTCGCGAACGGTGCTGAAGGGAGAGGCGAGCCACTTCACGCTCGAACTGCCGTCGTACCGACGCCCGAAGATACTACAGACACTCTACACGTCGCTCATCGACCGCACGCTGTTCGTCCTCTACCGCGCCGTCGTCATGGCGATTCCAGCGGGCATGGTCATCTGGCTGCTCGGAGCCATCGCCGTGGGCGGGGAGTCGCTGACAGCCATCGTATCGCGAGCCCTGGATCCGTTTGGCAACGCGCTCGGACTGGACGGGGTCATCATCCTCGCGTACATCGTCGCGATCCCGGCGAACGAGATCATCGTCCCGACGATGCTGATGGCGTACTTGGGCGCGTCGACGATGCTGGAGCTCGACAGTCTCGACGAACTGAGGGCGGTGTTGATCGACGGTCACGGCTGGACGCTGTTGACCGCCATCTGCCTGATGCTGTTCTCGCTCCTCCACAACCCCTGTTCAACGACGATCTGGACGATCTGGAAGGAGACTCGGAGCGCGAAATGGACGACGGTCGGGGCGTTGCTGCCGCTGGCGATCGCCATTGCCGTCACGTTCGGCGTCGCGACGATCGCCAGGGTGTTCTGAGAGCGGGTTCAGCGCCTAGTTGTTCTTGGCGCCCTGGTTGATCCAGTCGCGGAAGAGTTGCTGGGTGCGCTCCGGCAGCGCGGCGGAGCCCTTCGGCATCTTGGGCTGGGGACCGGAGATCATCTCGTAGAGGTGGCTCGAATCCGCATCGCCCGGTACAACGTGCTCGATCACTTCCTCGTAGGAAGCCAGTTTGACCCCGTCGGCAGCCCGTTCGCCCGTGTGGCATCGCACGCACTTGGTCGCGAGAACCGGCGCGATGAATGCCGAGAACGAGACCTCTTGAACTGCCTCTGCCGGGGAAGCCGCCACCGGAGCTTTCGATCCGCCGCCGCAACCGAGGGCAGCCGCCAGCGAAGCGGCAGCGCCCACCACGCCTAGCTTCATGGATGATCCTCCTGAAGTGCGTCGTCACCTTCAAAGGTCTGTCGGCAGCGGAGATATGCCGCCGACCGAGTCACCGGACTGTCTGTGAGGAGCCGTCTGCCGGCTCCTCACCTACCGACCCCTCACCGTCCAGTTCCCAGCAGAACAGTAGCACCTCGGCGATCAGGTCGTTCAGCTTTCGCGGCACGTTCTCCGCCACATCGACCGTCGAAAGGAAGTCCACCAGGTCTGGATCGCTGTGGATGTCCCACCCACTGGATTCCGCGATGCGCAAGAGCTTGTCCGACGGTCGTTCGCCATTGGATGCCTCGCCGCCGTCTCGCAGCCGGACGACCTTCGGCTTCGCGTCGCTCGAAGTCAGTTGTGCGAATGCGTCTGACGCGCGATCAGTCCATTTGGTTGGGGGTTTGGGAGACATTCACGCCTCCAAGTCGACCGAGCCCGCGCTGCTCAACGACAGACGAGCGACAACCGGCTCCTGCCGCTTCCCCGCAACCATGCATCCGAACGCCTGCACCGTGTACCCGATGTCGCCCAGCCGCGAAACGAGCGTCCCGATCCGGCTCTGCGCAAACTGCCTGCCGTCGGTCGTCTCTGTCTCGAGCCGCCCGGTGATAGATCCATCGCGGATCGCCATGCGCACGCGCACAACCCCCCATCGCTGCGTCCGAACGGCGAACTCGATGTCTGTGTTGTCCGCTTCGGTCTCCTCGCCGGGGCTCCGCGACCGATGGCGAACCTCCAGCGTGAGCGGGCGAGGGATGCCAGCCCAGTAGGCGTAGTGCAGGTAGAGGTTGGGCAAGGACGATGGAGCCAGTCGGGCGAGCAGTTGGAGAGCGTCCAACTGCCGCAGCAAGCCGTCGATGTTCCCGGCTAGCGCCGCAAGGGTCGTCGAGCCCGCAGGGCCCGCCGCTCCCAGAGCCGCGCCCAGTTCCGCGCGGGCAGCCCAAAGCAGCGATTTGAGCGATTCCGCCGAGGGGTTGTCGCCCTGGACCGCCCTCTCGACGCCCAACCCCAGTGCCGCGAGGAACCGCTGCGTCTGCTCAGCGACGTTGCCCGCGTTCGGATCGACCACGATCCCCGTCAGAAACGCGGCAAGCGTCCGAGCCGCCTCACCTCGTTCCCCGAGGATCGGAGTAGCAGCAGCCAGGTTCCCCTGAAGCGAGGCGAGTCCATCTCCCAACGGCGGTATCGGTTCTGCCAGCGCTGCCAGAGCATCGAGCGAAGACGGGGACAGCGGAACGCCCAGCGAACGCGCCAAGACCGCGATATCGGGCGGGATGCTGGGATTGCCGCTGGCAGCGTTCAGGATTTCGACCAGGTTCGCCGGGGTCATCGGCACGCCGGCGCGCGCCATCAGCGCGACCACTTCGAGGTTCGCGCGCGTGGTCGGCACGCCGATCCGGTCGAGGAGATCGACCGCCTGTTCGAGCGATCCGCCCGGCTGGAGGAGCCGCATCAGAACCTGGTCGCCAATCGCCGTCACCTCGGCGCGAACCGTCGCGCCGCGCTCCATCGGCGTCTGAGACTCGGCGACCACGTTGAAGTCGAGGAATCGTACGATGGATCGCCCTTCGTCGACGTTTTCGAGCACGCGACCGGCGAGGAGATCACCGACCGCGATCCGCGCGCGGAACTCCTCGATGCTGCGCGGGGAGACGACAAGGCGCGTCGCCGACGACGAGCTCCGTATCGACTCCGCGCCCTGAGATGATGTGACGCGATCCGTCTTCATGCCGCGTGCCGCCACCTCAGCCTTCGAGGAACACCGTCTCCCGGTTCGGAGCTGAGTAGGCGATGACCATCATCACGGGCTCCCACCCCGTGTTCATCGCCTTGTGGACGACGCCGCGTGGTATCCGCAGCGACGAACCGACTTCGAGCGCGAAGGATTCGTCTCCCAGGCGATGGTCGCACTGCCCTGCGAGGACGAAGATGACCTCCTCGCAGTTGGGATGGTAGTGCAACGGGTTCGACTCGCCGGGGTCGATGTAGACGACGCCGAAGGTCATCTCGGCGTCGGGGTCCAGCGCCTGGGAGCTGAGCCATCGGATGCGCCCCCACGGGAAGTCGTCGCCGGTCGCGGTGCGCGTGTTGATCGGTCTTGGGTTCATGGGCATCGTGCTTACCTAAGATCGTGGCGATTGCATGGGACGGGTTCGGCAATTATAGTCAGTCGGCATGGGGCGGACAATGCGTTCCCAGACTGGGATCATTCGGTTCCGCCCGATGGAACAGGATGTGGTTCGCCGAAATGGACTGCAAGAACCGACCTCCCGAGGCACGGTACACGCGTCGTGACTGGCTCCGGCTGGCGGGGTCGTTTGGCGCTGCGCTCGGAGTGGCGCGCGGAATGAAGGCAGACAACCAACAGCCCGTGGTGTTCGGACTGGTGGCGGACACCCACTACGCCGACCGCGACCCGGCGCACAGCCGCCACTACCGCGACTCTCTCCCCAAGATGCAGGACGCCGTCGAGGCGATCCGACGGTGCGGACCCGCGTTCTGCGTCCATTTGGGCGATGTCGTCGACAAGGGATCGACGGTGGAAGAAGAGCTCGCCTTCTTGGCGACGATCCGAGCCGCGATGTCGGAAGTCGGCGTGAGGTGGCATCGGGTTCTTGGGAACCACGACGTCGCCGCACTGTCGAAGCGACGATTCCTCGATGCGTGCGAGGCGAAGGCGTCGCGTTACTCGTTCGATCACGGCGGCGCGCACTTCGTCGTGCTGGACGCCTGCCACAATGCCGATGGGTCGGACTACGACGCCGGCAACTTCGACTGGACGCAGACGTTCATCCCGCAGGACCAGTTGCGTTGGCTCTCGGAAGACCTCGCAGCGACCGAGAACCCGACGTTCGTCTTCGTCCACCAACGCCTGGACGATGACGGCGGAGCCCACGGCGTCAAGAACGCCCCGGACGTGCGCGACGTGCTCCAGGCGTCCGGGCACGTGCGCGCCGTGTTCCAGGGACACGACCACCGGGGAGCGCGGTCGCGCATCGGCGGAATCGACTACTACACGATGCGCGCGCAGGTCGAAGGGCCCGGCAGAGACAACAACGCGTTCTCGGTCGTTCGCATCGGAGCCGATGGCGTCGTGTCGACGACGGGCTACGGACGGCAGGAGGCGTACGATCAGCCGTCCGAAGACGGCTGATTGTACGCAGAGCGTGTCGTATCTTGGCAGGCGCGGTTGCCCATGACTAACGGACCCACTCCCGCGTCTTGCGTGCCGTGACGACGAACGCCAGACGCGAGCGATCCTTTTCGAGCTCGCCGACGGTCGCCCCCTGGGAGAAGAGAGCGCCGGTTGGACAGGCTGTGACGCACTTCCCACAAGCCGTGCACGTCGCCGAATCGCCCCAGGGAGCCGACAGATCGGTGACGACGTGGCTTGCGATGCCGCGCCCGCCGATGTCCCAGGTGTGCGCCCCCTCCACCTCGTCGCATACGCGGACGCAACGAGCGCACAGAATGCAGCGGTTCGGATCGGCTCCATAGCGCTTGTGGGACAGGTCCATCGTGAACTTCGGGTAGAGATACTCGACCCGGACGTGGTCGACGCCCGCCTGAATCGCCCGATCCTGCAGCTCGCAGTGACCGTTGGCGACGCAGACTGAGCAGACGTGGTTCCGCTCGGAAAGCATCAGCTCGATCATCAGCTTGCGATGCCGACGCAGGCGCTCCGTGTCGGTGCGCACGACCATGCCCTCCGTGACACGCGTCGTGCACGCCGCGAAGAGCTTCGGAGATCCCTCGATCTCCACGAGGCACAGCCGACACGCGCCAATGTCGGCGATGCCCTCGAAGTGGCACAGCGTCGGGATCGCGATCCCGGCGTCATGGGCTGCATGGAGGATCGTGTCGTCGTCCCCGGCGCTCACGAGCCGGTCGTCGATCGTCAGAGTGACGGCTATCACGTGATACTCCTTCTGATGCGGCGACCGGCGCTACGCCGGACGACCGACAACAGCGGGCTCGCGGATGAGTCCGCGCGACGCCCCGATAGACGCCATACCCGCCTCGTACTCCTCGCGGAAGTACCGCAACGTGCTCAGAACGGGGTTCGGAGCGTTCTGCCCCAACCCGCACAGGCTGGCGCTCCGCAGCAGGTCGCACAGCTCCTCCAGCAGCACGAGATCGCTCTCGGTCGCCTCGCGGGCGACGAAGCGCTCCAGCAGCCGGTAGATCTGAGCGGTTCCCACGCGGCACGGAACGCACTTCCCGCAGGACTCATCCGCGCAGAACTCCATGAAGAACCGCGCGAGATCGACCATGTCCGTGCTATCGTCGAGAACCACCATGCCGCCCGACCCCATGATGGAGCCCAGCGCCGCGAGCGATTCGTAGTCCACCGACACGTCGATTTCGCTTGCGGGCACACAGCCGCCGGATGACCCGCCCGTCTGAACCGCCTTGAGCGCGCGCCCATTCGGGACGCCGTCGCCCATGTCCTCGACGATGGTTCGGAGCGTCGTCCCCATGGGCACTTCGATGAGCCCCGTATGGCGCACGTGACCCGTCAGCGAGAACACCTTGGTGCCCTTGCTCTTGTCCGTCCCGATGGCGGCGTACCAGCCACCCCCGCGTTTCAGGATCGGCGGGATGTTGGCGAACGTCTCGACGTTGTTGATGAGAGTCGGCTTGCCCCAGAGCCCGGCTTCGGCGGGGTACGGCGGTCTGGGTCTCGGCGTCCCGCGCTGTCCCTGAATCGACGCCATCAGCGCCGTCTCCTCGCCGCACACGAACGCTCCCGCGCCGATCCGAAGATCGATCCGGAAGTCGAACGGCGAGTCGAAGATGCGCGATCCGAGCAGTCCGAGCCGGTCCGCCTGCTGGATGGCGACCTGCAGCCGGTCGTAGGCGAGGGGATACTCGCCGCGCACGTAGATATAGCCCTGGTTCGCCCCGACGGCGTACGCGGCAATCGCCATGCCTTCGAGGATCCGGTGCGGATCGCTCTCCATGACGGCGCGATCCATGAACGCGCCTGGATCGCCTTCGTCGGCGTTGCAGACGACGCATTTCCAGTCGGCTTGGGTCTTCGCGACGGTCGCCCATTTGAGCCCGGTGGGGAACCCGGCTCCTCCGCGTCCCCGCAGCCCGCTCCGGCTCACTTCGTCTACGACCTCTGCAGGCGACATCTCCCGCAGGACGTGGTAGAGCGTCTCGTAGCCGCCCTCGGCGACGTAGGATTCGATCCGCTCCGGATCGACCTTGCCCGAGTTCTCGAGGACGATCGGATACTGGAGGGTGAAGAAGGGGTGGGATAGGTCCGCCCGTTCGGCTGTCGATGTGCCGCCATCGACGGCGGCGACGATCGATTGGACGTCCTCGGGCGTGACGCGTTGGTACATGACGCCTTGGGGTTCGACTCGCACGAGGGGCCCGGCGCTGCACAAGCCCAAGCACCCGACGCCCTGCACCTCGATCGAGTCCTGACGTCCGGCGGCGGCGACAGCGGATCGGAGCGCAACCCGCACTTGGCGTGATCTGGCTGCCTCGCACCCCATCGCCGCACAGCAACGGATCGTGTTCGGCTTTCGGCTGTGGCGTTCGCGTTCCGCGATGCTATGGAGCCCGCTCAGATCCATCGTCTAGCCACCCTTTCACACGCTTGACGGCGGACGCCGTCGTCTCGTAGCTGATGGCGACTCCGTCGTAGTAGACAACGGGCGCCATCCCGCAGGTGCCCGGACAGCGAACCAGTTGCAGGGAGATTCGTCCATCGGCGGTGGTCTCGCCGGCTCGAATCCCCATCGCGCGTTCCAGTCCTTCGAGAAGCCGACGAGCGCCCTTCACGCTGCACGTGGTGCCCATGCACACGTCGCACGTGTGTCGCCCCTTCGGCGCCAGCGAAAACATGTGGTAGAACGTCGCCACACCGAAGACGTAGCTCGACGGGAGCCGCATCCTCCGAGCGACGAAGTCCAGCAACTCTCCTCCCAGGAACCCGAACCGGACCTGGGCGCTGTTCAGGATCTCGATCAGGGAGTCGGGCTTGCCCTGATGCCTCTTGATCACCGCGTCAAGCGGCTCGAACCGTTCGTCACCAGCTCGTACCGGCGCAGGCGCTGACGGGTGAACGGAGGCTGGTGGCACATGAATCGTCATTTGGCATGATCCCTTTTGGGTCTGAGTGGTCTCCTACCCTCTGCGCGCCGGTTCCATACGACAGCGTGCAGTCTCAACGAGAATGCCGATAGGGAACGCCGTCGCCCCGCTCTTGGAAGCGACCGCGCGTTCAGGAAGTCGTTCTGGTGAGTGCGACGGGTGCGTCGAATCCGCGCTCGCGACGTGCCGCGACGTGCCGCGACGTGCGCGCCGATCAGCGAGCGGGTTGGCTGCGCCTAAGCGCTACCGGAAAGCCTGCCTGATGACAACCACAGATGAGCCGCGTCCTGCGCCAGTCCGACCGACGGCGGGTCATGGACGCGTTCTGCTGATCCCCAGCGAGAGCCGGGAGACCAGCCATGCACCCCAGGTTGCTGGACCGAACCTCGAAGCCGTGGTGTTCCTGCGAGCGGTATGGAACGGCATCGCCAGCGGCGAGGCAACACGCCCCAACACCGCCGTTAATCGGTACATTGCCCATGGTAGGAGGGCGTCAAGGGCGAGAAGCCACGCGGCAATACATCCGCACTGGGCTACTGGTC is a window from the Candidatus Poribacteria bacterium genome containing:
- the feoB gene encoding ferrous iron transport protein B, translating into MQRSVPEGAPTAHGAQESFLQIAPPLGAEDYTITLAGNPNTGKSTVFNALTGLKQHTGNWAGKTVARAEGTLRHGGKRFRLVDLPGTYSLLSTSVDEEIARDFILFGQPDCTVVVVDATVLERNLNLVLQVLEITDRAVVCVNLMDEARAKGIEVDVDALADALGVPAVATSALHGEGLPELMDAVLGVASGEVRPHPKRIESAEPVAAGIDDLTSHVAQAFPKLSCPRWVAMRLLDGDPKMREAVATGQLALLGDSPAAVPVEAPPQSIEAGRTVIECASEVQRSFPPEYRDHIVESIYAHVERIVAACVRYTASRRQRYGDLLDRIITSPVFGLPIMGVALAVVFWVTIAGANVPSQMIATALFAAGDWGSQWFASMGSPAWLTGFIWDGAYKALAWVVAVMLPPMAIFFPLFTLLEDFGILPRIAFNLDKAFQKVGAHGKQALTMCMGFGCNAAGVTACRVIDSPRERLIAILTNNFVPCNGRFPTLIMLATIFVAASFPPVLASVAAAGTVMLVVVLGIGMTLLVSWALSRTVLKGEASHFTLELPSYRRPKILQTLYTSLIDRTLFVLYRAVVMAIPAGMVIWLLGAIAVGGESLTAIVSRALDPFGNALGLDGVIILAYIVAIPANEIIVPTMLMAYLGASTMLELDSLDELRAVLIDGHGWTLLTAICLMLFSLLHNPCSTTIWTIWKETRSAKWTTVGALLPLAIAIAVTFGVATIARVF
- a CDS encoding cupin domain-containing protein, which codes for MNPRPINTRTATGDDFPWGRIRWLSSQALDPDAEMTFGVVYIDPGESNPLHYHPNCEEVIFVLAGQCDHRLGDESFALEVGSSLRIPRGVVHKAMNTGWEPVMMVIAYSAPNRETVFLEG
- a CDS encoding alkaline phosphatase, coding for MWFAEMDCKNRPPEARYTRRDWLRLAGSFGAALGVARGMKADNQQPVVFGLVADTHYADRDPAHSRHYRDSLPKMQDAVEAIRRCGPAFCVHLGDVVDKGSTVEEELAFLATIRAAMSEVGVRWHRVLGNHDVAALSKRRFLDACEAKASRYSFDHGGAHFVVLDACHNADGSDYDAGNFDWTQTFIPQDQLRWLSEDLAATENPTFVFVHQRLDDDGGAHGVKNAPDVRDVLQASGHVRAVFQGHDHRGARSRIGGIDYYTMRAQVEGPGRDNNAFSVVRIGADGVVSTTGYGRQEAYDQPSEDG
- the hoxU gene encoding bidirectional hydrogenase complex protein HoxU, translating into MIAVTLTIDDRLVSAGDDDTILHAAHDAGIAIPTLCHFEGIADIGACRLCLVEIEGSPKLFAACTTRVTEGMVVRTDTERLRRHRKLMIELMLSERNHVCSVCVANGHCELQDRAIQAGVDHVRVEYLYPKFTMDLSHKRYGADPNRCILCARCVRVCDEVEGAHTWDIGGRGIASHVVTDLSAPWGDSATCTACGKCVTACPTGALFSQGATVGELEKDRSRLAFVVTARKTREWVR
- the nuoF gene encoding NADH-quinone oxidoreductase subunit NuoF, whose protein sequence is MDLSGLHSIAERERHSRKPNTIRCCAAMGCEAARSRQVRVALRSAVAAAGRQDSIEVQGVGCLGLCSAGPLVRVEPQGVMYQRVTPEDVQSIVAAVDGGTSTAERADLSHPFFTLQYPIVLENSGKVDPERIESYVAEGGYETLYHVLREMSPAEVVDEVSRSGLRGRGGAGFPTGLKWATVAKTQADWKCVVCNADEGDPGAFMDRAVMESDPHRILEGMAIAAYAVGANQGYIYVRGEYPLAYDRLQVAIQQADRLGLLGSRIFDSPFDFRIDLRIGAGAFVCGEETALMASIQGQRGTPRPRPPYPAEAGLWGKPTLINNVETFANIPPILKRGGGWYAAIGTDKSKGTKVFSLTGHVRHTGLIEVPMGTTLRTIVEDMGDGVPNGRALKAVQTGGSSGGCVPASEIDVSVDYESLAALGSIMGSGGMVVLDDSTDMVDLARFFMEFCADESCGKCVPCRVGTAQIYRLLERFVAREATESDLVLLEELCDLLRSASLCGLGQNAPNPVLSTLRYFREEYEAGMASIGASRGLIREPAVVGRPA
- a CDS encoding NAD(P)H-dependent oxidoreductase subunit E (with HoxF and HoxU catalyzes H2-dependent NAD(P)+-reduction as well as NAD(P)H-dependent H2-evolution); this encodes MTIHVPPASVHPSAPAPVRAGDERFEPLDAVIKRHQGKPDSLIEILNSAQVRFGFLGGELLDFVARRMRLPSSYVFGVATFYHMFSLAPKGRHTCDVCMGTTCSVKGARRLLEGLERAMGIRAGETTADGRISLQLVRCPGTCGMAPVVYYDGVAISYETTASAVKRVKGWLDDGSERAP